One stretch of Salvia splendens isolate huo1 unplaced genomic scaffold, SspV2 ctg1113, whole genome shotgun sequence DNA includes these proteins:
- the LOC121788663 gene encoding high mobility group nucleosome-binding domain-containing protein 5-like yields MREEQKEDDRKPKEDDNESDTKKDEPKGDDDGLKGEDDEPNEDVAPIDDEEEPKEDDGKPKWDDDKPKGDDNESDTKKDEPKWDDNGLKGEDDEPNEDVTPIDVEEELKEDDGKHKGDDDKPKGYNNESDTKKDEPKGDDDGPKGADDEPNEEVVPIDDEEEPKEDDGKPKVDEDKPKGDENESDNKKGWQ; encoded by the exons ATGAGA GAAGAGCAGAAAGAGGATGACAGAAAGCCAAAAGAGGATGACAATGAGAGTGATACTAAGAAGGATGAGCCGAAAGGGGATGACGATGGGCTGAAAGGGGAGGACGACGAGCCGAATGAGGACGTCGCGCCGATTGATGATGAGGAAGAGCCGAAAGAGGATGACGGAAAGCCAAAATGGGATGACGACAAGCCGAAAGGGGATGACAATGAGAGTGATACTAAGAAGGACGAGCCGAAATGGGATGACAACGGGCTGAAAGGGGAGGACGACGAGCCAAATGAGGACGTCACGCCGATTGACGTTGAGGAAGAGCTGAAAGAGGATGACGGAAAGCATAAAGGGGATGACGACAAGCCGAAAGGGTATAACAATGAGAGTGATACTAAGAAGGATGAGCCGAAAGGGGATGACGACGGGCCGAAAGGGGCGGACGACGAGCCGAATGAGGAAGTCGTCCCGATTGATGATGAGGAAGAGCCGAAAGAGGATGACGGAAAGCCGAAAGTGGATGAGGACAAGCCGAAAGGGGATGAAAATGAGAGTGATAATAAGAAGGGATGGCAATGA